Part of the Citrobacter sp. Marseille-Q6884 genome, TGAAGAGCGTTATGTCAAAGAATTTACTGAGCAAAGAAAAATATGATTTTCTAATATCTATTTTTAAATCTCAGCCATGACTATTGCTTATTAAGCATTAAGTAACTTAAACAAAGCTACCAAAAGGAGTAAAATTATGGATTTTGACGCTATGGCATACCCTGAAAAATTCACAATAGCAGGAATTGAATACAAAGGGCGCAGAAATTCTACTGAAAAAAAGGTACTAATTCCTTACACTGAGGAGCCAGACATCACTATTGGAGATGAAATAACTCAAAAGCTTGGAAAGGGTGAAATATCCTTAAAAGTACTGGATATGTCATTCTTACCAGGAGGCACGCTTAATGTTGGCACTAAGCACCCACACATGCTTACATTAAAGGTTGAAAATTTAACTGCCAATGAGCACAAGCCCAAACCATCCAGCCAAAACACATTCAACATTGGTAGCGTATCAGGCTCACAAGTTCAAATCGGTGAAAGTAATCATATGCTGGTGAATATCAGCATTACTGAACTGGTAGATAAAGTAGCTAAATCTGGCGATCCACAGGCTAAATCAATGTTGAAACAATTACTGGAGAATAGCACCGTTGCCAGTATCGTCGGTGCTGGTGCCTCTGCACTGCTAGGTTTACTTTAAAAATAGGCCTGGTATCAATCCAGGCCTTAAAATCATTTCTCACTCATCCATTTTGGTGGGGATGGCATTTTTTCTCTGAAAGCTTGCAGGTGTTCAATCAAAGCATCAACCTGCTCAATGTTTGTCGCAATAATTTCATCTGATAGCGTACTGCGAACAAAATCATGGTGGTCAATCCACAACAGAGCACCGTTTGCCAGAGCCTGACGATACTCTGAGGTAGGCATTGAACTCATTTCATGAAGCCCAAACTGATCGTAATACTCTTTTATTTCCTGAATCGTAATAGGCATAAATTCTCCTTATTTGTCTAACTTGCCGCATTTAGTGCCGCGTTTAGTAATGCCGCACTTAGCGCCGCACCAGTTTTCTCAAAAAATCATGCAAAGCCAGTAATGACGGGGGTTTCAATGAAATGCCGCACTTAGCGCGTGTATACAGGGACTAAGTGCGGCATTTGGTTACAAGACATACTAAATGCCGCACATGCCGCACTTAGCGCCGCATTTACTCGACTGTTACCGGGTAAAGGTTCTCACCCTCGATGCGAATAATTTGCTCACTCTCCAGCTTGTCCAGCCAGCGCGGGAATGACTTTCTCACTTTATCTGCCCCCAGTGTTGCACGCAGATCGTCTTTTATGACGGAGATAGTGCATGGCTCCCCCTTAGCTGAACGGCTGCGTACTGCCTGCCATAGTGCATGGTGGTTATCGCTAAGACGGGAGATATGGGCCAGTTCAGGCTCAACCTCTTTAGCCTCTCTCGGCTGATCGTGCACAACCAGAGAGCACACAAGCTCACCATCTTCATCGGTGTAAAGCTCAGCCGTTCTCAGGTCATACGCCTTACGTTCTGGCTCCTCCGCGTCTTTCATCTTGGTACAAGTCAGAATAAGCGCCTTTCCATCCCCTTCACGCTTAACGTTAAATTCAGTATCAAGCGCAGCACGGAAAGCACTGGAACCGCGAGCGCCTTTCCCTTCATCCTTGCCGGAGTGGTGGACTACCAGCACCGTTGCACCCGTTTTCTGTTTGATAACGTCACAGCCCTCAATAAACGCCCCCATGTCACGAGCATCATTCTCGTCGTTACCACCAAAACAGCGGGCCAGAGTATCGATCACCACCATGCGAACCGGCACACCACATTCGGCTTCAATCTGCCTGGCAGCAAGAAGCACTTCTGTAACCTCTGACTCACGCACAGGGAACACCGGACGATTAACCAGCCAGAGGTTGTCTGCCTGTATGCCATGCACCTGTTCCCATGCCCGTATACGCCGGGGAACACCTACACCACCCTCGCCAACCACATACAGCACTGCGCCAGGAGTGACCTTCTTCCCCGCCCATGGCAGACCAGCTGCGATATGACAAGCCCACGATACGGCTAGAAAACTCTTATACGAACCGCTTGGGCCGTAAATGCTGCACAGAGACTGCGCTGGCAGAAAGTGTTTAAGGATATAGTCCTGACGGATATCAAAGCCCTCAGATCCGCGAGAGAGAGGCAGCTTTGTCCTGAACTTTGCACCAGCATCAGGAAAGACGCGGTGAATGCGCTGCACGTCAGACAGCATGGCATTCATTTCACCTTCGCCTATCTCTTCCACCAGCACAGAACGCCGTGCGGTAATCATTTGTTTGCGGTCCGTATCGAGATACCCGGCATCACAAAGCTCCTCATACGGCATTGCTGCTATCTGGTTGAGGCGAGCCACCAGCTTCCCGTAACGAGTAGTTGGATCTTTATGCTGGTGGAGGGCCTTATCCAAATCACTGCGGCTGTACTGCTTGCCATGAGCCCACAGATACGAACAGGTAAACAGGGCATCAGATACCGTTTCTACAGATGTCAGTTGCATCGTCATTTGGGTATGCCCCCGCTCATCTGGAATTTTCCAATCAAAGGATGGAACCAGTACGCAGAGCCATATTTGCGCTTAGCACTGCGCAGCACCAACCGCGCCGCTTCCCTGAACTTTTCATCAGGCGCAACGAACCCTCCAGATTTGAGCTTAACCAGCATCACCCCTGTGTTTTTCGCCAGTTCCTCAGCCTTTTTGGTTGAGATACCGTATTCCGCAGCCAGTGTTGCTACTGGCGTCATACCAGGAGGGATTTCTCCACCCTGACTATCGGTGAGTGACTTAACCTGTGCCTCAAGATGCAAAATCTTTTCAACCAGCAACTCAACTCGGTTGGACAGCTCATTAAATTTGACGTTACTGATCATTGCAGCACCTCCCCGCGACGATTTCTAAGTACGAAATTTGCTGTGCAACTGTTTTGCTCCATAGCTTCAGCAAGTCGGGGAAGATTCCGCAACGTATCGCCTAATAACATCAGATCACGCCTGGCATTTTCATTGCTGTATTCTTCACCAAGAGTTGCCTCAAGCGTCAGGTTTCCAATGAGGGTGAGCGTGTTAGAAATGGCCCTGGCAGTTTCGCCACATACATCTGCTGTCTCGATCAGTTCTTCATCGGTATAGTTTTTAAAGTCAGGAGCGTGCTTTACAAGTTGATGGTAGATATCACGCATTTTTCCCCTCCAGCCCATCAAGTTCACGGCGAAGAGAGCGACAACGCATTAAGGCTTTATCCACGAGTTCAAAAGCAATTTCATGCTCATCATCATTTCGGCAATCCATTTCCATTGCCGCAGCCAGTAAGACCTCAAGAGAGCGGAATTTGTCGCCCATATCCAGCATGGTCAGATTAGACATGGCGCACCTCCTGAACTGTAGCGATTTCCGCTACGGTTGAAGGGGTCAGGCTTTCCCTGAGTCCTGAAGGTGTTGGGTTATCACAAACCTCATGAAGAGGTAGGCGTGCGGCAAAGAAGAGCAACCACCCCGGGCAATTGTCACGAGCCCTCTGTTCGCTAGTGGCATTGGTGTAGAGCACGATTGGTTTTGCATTTGGTGCAATGATAGGTACTGCAAGAAAACGCCATGTAAATTTTGGGCGAGTTTGGGTAGAATGATTGTCAGCCATAACTGTTACCTCACTTAACGGTTTGGTTAGACGCCCTGGTACTGCTCTAACAGTCCGGGGCGTTGCTTTTTGGTATGCACCTGTCATACACTTGATTACCACTTCAAAGTAATCAGGTGTCAACCAAATGTCAACCATAGAAATTAAAGCCAAAGGTAACAAGCAGATCGCATTACGTGTAGAACCAAGCCTAGAAGAAGGAATTAAACAGGCTCTGGCACAAGATGGTGACGCTTCTGTATCAGCGTGGATAAAGCGAATAATCCGCAAAGAGTTACAACAACGAGGCATCGAGCCAAAAGGCTGATACCCAAAGTGCATAAATGCACTCTGGAAATCTTCTGGGGTTTGACCACCGCTATTTTTGTAGCTCTGGTTCTGACCGATGCAACTTTCGTTGCATCGATACCCAATATCTGGGTAACGGTCGAAACTACGGGATTTCTCCGTAGTATGTCCAACTGCTGTTGCCCCCAATCCAACTATCACTATCTCAGTGATGGTATCTCCTGAAATCTTAGGAGATTGGGTATGCTGCATTGCAGTACACCCGGCACTCTGTTCCAGTTCTCCAGAAGTTTCGGGAGATTGGGTATGCGGCAATGCCGTACACCTTAAACAGCCCAATTTCTGGGTAGTTTGGGGGTGGGCGTGACTTTTAGTCACTCGCAAAGGTCTGGATTTGAAATCCGATCCCTCTTGGGAGACATATTGCAATGCAGTACGGATTTGAAATCCGAACTGCGCCAATGGCGCAGTTCCTGTAATCACAGGAGCGCTCAGGCTTTGACCACCAGCATTTACCCTGGTATCCTGACTTTGCTTAAGTTTTTGGTAGTGACATTGGCGGCCCTGCATGGC contains:
- a CDS encoding helicase RepA family protein, producing the protein MTMQLTSVETVSDALFTCSYLWAHGKQYSRSDLDKALHQHKDPTTRYGKLVARLNQIAAMPYEELCDAGYLDTDRKQMITARRSVLVEEIGEGEMNAMLSDVQRIHRVFPDAGAKFRTKLPLSRGSEGFDIRQDYILKHFLPAQSLCSIYGPSGSYKSFLAVSWACHIAAGLPWAGKKVTPGAVLYVVGEGGVGVPRRIRAWEQVHGIQADNLWLVNRPVFPVRESEVTEVLLAARQIEAECGVPVRMVVIDTLARCFGGNDENDARDMGAFIEGCDVIKQKTGATVLVVHHSGKDEGKGARGSSAFRAALDTEFNVKREGDGKALILTCTKMKDAEEPERKAYDLRTAELYTDEDGELVCSLVVHDQPREAKEVEPELAHISRLSDNHHALWQAVRSRSAKGEPCTISVIKDDLRATLGADKVRKSFPRWLDKLESEQIIRIEGENLYPVTVE
- a CDS encoding host cell division inhibitor Icd-like protein; the encoded protein is MSHKTKAAMQGRQCHYQKLKQSQDTRVNAGGQSLSAPVITGTAPLAQFGFQIRTALQYVSQEGSDFKSRPLRVTKSHAHPQTTQKLGCLRCTALPHTQSPETSGELEQSAGCTAMQHTQSPKISGDTITEIVIVGLGATAVGHTTEKSRSFDRYPDIGYRCNESCIGQNQSYKNSGGQTPEDFQSAFMHFGYQPFGSMPRCCNSLRIIRFIHADTEASPSCARACLIPSSRLGSTRNAICLLPLALISMVDIWLTPDYFEVVIKCMTGAYQKATPRTVRAVPGRLTKPLSEVTVMADNHSTQTRPKFTWRFLAVPIIAPNAKPIVLYTNATSEQRARDNCPGWLLFFAARLPLHEVCDNPTPSGLRESLTPSTVAEIATVQEVRHV